From Musa acuminata AAA Group cultivar baxijiao chromosome BXJ3-8, Cavendish_Baxijiao_AAA, whole genome shotgun sequence, one genomic window encodes:
- the LOC135645905 gene encoding protein CDI-like, giving the protein MGSDIRVIPEENSFRVFIGYDPREDEAYQVCRRSLLRRSTVPVSVHPIRQSDLRSAGLYRRERGPTESTEFSFTRFLTPYLASYRGWALFVDCDFLFLADPAALFALRDDRFAVMCVHHDYAPTETTKMDGAIQTVYPRKNWSSLVLYNCAHPKNVAALTPDAVSTQSGAFLHRFAWLDDADIGEISFVWNFLVGHNRVDPADPDRTAPKAIHYTTGGPWFERYKDCEFADLWIKELEELNAEKKNEKAAIPNAAST; this is encoded by the coding sequence ATGGGTTCCGATATCCGCGTGATCCCCGAGGAGAACTCCTTCCGGGTGTTCATCGGGTACGACCCTCGGGAGGACGAGGCCTACCAGGTGTGCCGCCGCTCCCTCCTCCGCCGCTCCACCGTCCCCGTTTCCGTCCACCCGATTCGCCAGTCCGATCTCCGCTCGGCCGGTCTCTACCGGCGCGAACGTGGCCCCACCGAGAGCACCGAGTTCTCCTTCACCCGCTTCCTCACCCCCTACCTCGCCAGTTACCGCGGCTGGGCCCTCTTCGTCGACTGCGATTTCCTCTTCCTTGCCGACCCCGCCGCCCTCTTCGCCCTCCGCGACGACCGCTTCGCCGTCATGTGCGTCCACCATGACTACGCGCCCACCGAGACCACCAAGATGGACGGCGCCATCCAGACCGTCTACCCCCGCAAGAACTGGTCCTCCCTCGTCCTCTACAACTGCGCCCACCCCAAGAACGTCGCCGCCCTGACCCCCGACGCCGTCAGCACCCAGTCCGGCGCCTTCCTCCACCGCTTTGCGTGGCTCGACGACGCCGACATCGGCGAGATCTCCTTCGTCTGGAACTTCCTCGTCGGGCACAACCGGGTCGATCCCGCCGATCCCGACCGCACCGCCCCCAAGGCCATCCACTACACCACCGGAGGGCCCTGGTTCGAGCGCTACAAGGACTGCGAGTTCGCCGACCTCTGGATCAAAGAGTTGGAGGAATTGAACGCCGAGAAGAAGAATGAGAAGGCGGCAATCCCCAATGCTGCATCTACTTAG
- the LOC135645906 gene encoding WEB family protein At3g51220-like, producing MGSGEEYGVTVGRVEIDTSPPFRSVKEAVMLFGERMLAGEVYASRLDEIRAPANSNEIERSRMGSIVAELEETRQNLEKANEERQEMLNRLSSLGEELEKTKMEIKRLKAGESEKRVRDIEIEDVKFVENAGEVEVAASLLGNHHQVVELQKKRYVTFADPPSLAPVLVNAEEQMLERQVSVDKESTPVTKKTTKKKPLLPLIAALFAKKKDRQDGAVRRGRGL from the exons ATGGGGAGCGGAGAAGAATATGGTGTTACTGTGGGGAGAGTCGAGATCGATACCAGTCCGCCGTTTCGGTCCGTGAAGGAGGCTGTCATGCTCTTCGGAGAAAGGATGTTAGCCGGCGAGGTCTACGCAAGCCGGCTTGACGAG ATTCGTGCTCCAGCAAACAGTAATGAGATCGAACGCTCACGCATGGGATCCATAGTTGCTGAGTTAGAAGAGACGAGACAGAATTTGGAGAAGGCCAACGAGGAAAGGCAGGAGATGCTAAATCGCCTCTCCTCCCTCGGGGAAGAGCTCGAGAAGACGAAGATGGAGATCAAACGGCTGAAAGCCGGGGAGAGCGAGAAGAGGGTTAGAGATATAGAGATCGAGGACGTAAAGTTCGTCGAAAACGCAGGCGAAGTCGAGGTGGCGGCATCGCTACTCGGCAACCATCATCAGGTGGTGGAGTTACAGAAGAAACGGTACGTCACATTTGCGGATCCTCCTTCCCTGGCTCCAGTGCTGGTGAATGCAGAGGAGCAGATGCTGGAAAGGCAAGTTTCGGTGGACAAGGAAAGCACCCCTGTGACGAAGAAGACGACGAAAAAGAAGCCATTGCTGCCTTTGATTGCAGCACTTTTCGCAAAGAAGAAGGATCGTCAAGATGGTGCGGTCCGAAGAGGTCGTGGATTGTAA
- the LOC135645903 gene encoding uncharacterized protein LOC135645903, whose protein sequence is MALTSFVQAATPTSHHQHHHTDDRRERKRRKRKKKPSPPGSTRTLAPPSPSSSSSSSWEQFKSLLSCRSTAASQVHDPSSTAARLGRAACGSSICALRDVLHGNTRVVHRPDTDLSSSAGSVSVSQHETPPLAQAARSARHHPPVSSVGCGGYSRGGMQLPKLSGCYECRAVSIEPSSRRYPRPRTTLCACSECGEVFTKPDSLELHRVLRHAVSELEPEDSGRNIVEIIFKSSWQNKDRPICQIERILKVHNAPRTVARFEDYRAAVKSRALPHLSSTAGGDRHHHPSRCAADGNELLRFHCASLSCSLGARGSTSLCSNCSSTSSSASSSPGGAAACGVCTIIRHGFAPAHGVRTTASSSLAHDRCPAASVEDSGGEQRAMLVCRVIAGRVRLPADDPVAADAYDSVAVGDGGESYGNLEELLVANPRAILPCFVVIYRALS, encoded by the exons ATGGCTCTCACCTCCTTCGTTCAGGCTGCCACGCCAACCAGCCACCACCAACATCACCACACCGACGACCGACGtgagagaaagagaaggaagaggaagaagaagccgtctCCACCTGGCTCTACCAGGACGCTGGCTCCACCGTCCCCCTCCTCATCGTCATCGTcctcatgggagcagttcaagagCCTGCTGAGCTGCCGGAGCACCGCAGCGTCGCAAGTCCACGACCCGTCGTCTACCGCGGCGAGGCTCGGCCGCGCCGCCTGCGGGTCGTCCATCTGCGCGCTGCGCGACGTCTTGCACGGCAACACGAGGGTGGTCCACCGCCCCGACACCGACCTTTCCTCCAGCGCCGGCTCCGTCTCCGTCTCCCAACATGAGACCCCGCCGCTCGCTCAGGCGGCCCGGTCAGCGCGCCACCACCCGCCGGTGTCATCCGTAGGTTGTGGCGGCTACTCCAGGGGCGGAATGCAGCTGCCGAAGCTGTCAGGGTGCTACGAATGCCGTGCAGTCTCCATCGAACCTTCTTCAAG GAGGTATCCGAGGCCAAGAACAACACTGTGTGCTTGTTCCGAGTGCGGGGAGGTGTTCACGAAGCCAGATAGCCTGGAATTACATCGAGTTCTACGCCATGCAG TGTCGGAGTTGGAGCCGGAGGATTCGGGACGCAACATTGTGGAGATAATCTTCAAGTCCAGCTGGCAAAACAAGGACCGTCCGATCTGCCAAATCGAGCGCATCCTCAAGGTCCACAACGCCCCCCGCACGGTTGCCCGCTTCGAGGACTACCGCGCCGCCGTCAAATCCCGCGCCCTCCCGCATCTTTCCTCCACCGCCGGCGGCGACCGCCACCACCATCCCTCCCGCTGCGCCGCAGACGGCAACGAGCTTCTCCGCTTCCACTGCGCCTCCCTCTCCTGCTCTCTCGGCGCCCGCGGCTCCACCTCGCTCTGCTCCAACTGCAGCTCCACCTCCAGCTCCGCCTCCTCCTCGCCCGGCGGAGCCGCTGCCTGCGGCGTCTGCACCATAATCCGCCACGGCTTCGCGCCCGCGCACGGCGTACGCACCACAGCCAGCAGCAGTCTCGCGCACGACCGTTGCCCGGCGGCCTCCGTGGAGGACAGCGGCGGAGAACAACGGGCGATGCTGGTGTGTCGGGTCATCGCGGGACGTGTCCGGCTGCCGGCCGACGATCCGGTGGCTGCGGACGCGTACGACTCGGTGGCGGTTGGGGACGGCGGAGAGTCGTACGGGAACCTAGAGGAGCTGCTCGTGGCCAATCCGAGGGCCATCCTGCCCTGCTTCGTCGTCATCTATCGAGCCCTCAGCTGA